In Streptomyces nojiriensis, the sequence GCTGATGGCGGTCACCCTCGGTGGCACCGTCGACAACACCGGCGCCCGCGAGTACGGCCGCACCCCGCTGGCCGTCTCCAAGGCCGGCTCCACCCTCTTCGAGGGCACCCCCGACAACCAGTCGGTGTGGATGTCCCACGGCGACGCCTGCTCCGCCGCCCCCGAGGGCTTCACCGTCACCGCGTCGACGAACGTCGTCCCGGTCGCGGCCTTCGAGAACGACGAGAAGAAGCTGTACGGCGTGCAGTACCACCCCGAGGTGATGCACTCCACGCACGGCCAGCAGATCCTGGAGCACTTCCTCTACCGCGGCGCGGGCCTCGCCCCCACCTGGACCACCGGCAACATCGTCGAGGAGCAGATCGCGGCGATCCGCGAGCAGGTCGGCGACAAGCGCGCCATCTGCGGCCTCTCCGGCGGCGTCGACTCCGCCGTCGCCGCGGCCCTCGTGCAGAAGGCCATCGGCTCGCAGCTGACCTGCGTCTACGTCGACCACGGCCTGATGCGCAAGGGCGAGACCGAGCAGGTCGAGAAGGACTTCGTCGCCGCGACCGGCGTGCAGCTGAAGGTCGTCGACGCGCAGGAGCGCTTCCTGACCGCGCTGGCCGGCGTCTCCGACCCGGAGACCAAGCGCAAGATCATCGGCCGCGAGTTCATCCGCGTCTTCGAGCAGGCCCAGCTGGAGATCCTCCAGGAGGACGGCCCCGCGGTCGCCTTCCTCGTGCAGGGCACCCTGTACCCGGACGTCGTCGAGTCCGGCGGCGGCACCGGCACCGCCAACATCAAGTCCCACCACAACGTGGGCGGGCTCCCCGACGACATCGAGTTCGAGCTCGTCGAGCCGCTGCGCCAGCTGTTCAAGGACGAGGTCCGGATGGTCGGCCAGGAGCTCGGCCTGCCCGACGAGATCGTCCAGCGCCAGCCCTTCCCGGGCCCCGGCCTCGGCATCCGCATCGTCGGCGAGGTCACCAAGGAGCGCCTGGACCTGCTCCGCGAGGCCGACGCCATCGCCCGCCACGAGCTGACCGCGGCCGGCCTCGACCGCGAGATCTGGCAGTGCCCGGTCGTCCTGCTCGCGGACGTCCGCAGCGTCGGCGTCCAGGGTGACGGCCGCACCTACGGCCACCCGATCGTGCTGCGCCCCGTCTCCTCCGAGGACGCGATGACCGCGGACTGGACGCGCATGCCGTACGAGGTGCTCGCCCGGATCTCGACCCGCATCACCAACGAGGTGCCGGAGGTGAACCGGGTGGTCCTCGACTGCACGAGCAAGCCCCCGGGCACCATCGAGTGGGAGTAGTCCCACCCGGTCCCACCCGGAACGCCGTGAAGCCGCCGCCCCGCACCAGCGGGCGGCGGCTTCGCCGTTCCTCTGGCCACTTGGCAGGGCCCCGGGTACCTTGCGCGGCGAACCGAGCCGTTCGAAGGAGCGCCCATGCCGGACCAGCCCGTACCCGTGCCCGTGGAGCGGCTCGGCTTCGAGATGCCGCCCGTGCACGACACCGCCGACGCGGCGCGCGCCCACCGCAAGGAGCGGCTCGCCGAGGCACTGCGGCTGCTGGGCCGCCTCGGGTACGAGGACGGGGTGGCGGGGCAGATCACCGCACGGGACCCCGAGTTCGAGGACTGCTACTGGGTGAACCCCTTCGGCCGGGCCTTCACCGCGCTCACCGCCGACGACCTGCTGCTGGTCGACGGCGACGGCCGGGTGGTCCGGGGCGGGCGCCGGGTCAACCAGCTGGCCTTCGCCGTGCACGCGGCGATCCACCGCCGGCGCCCCGAGGTGGTCGCCGTCGTCCGCGCGCAGGGCCCGTACGGCCGGGCCCTCGCGGCCCTGGGCGAGCTGCTGGCCCCGATCACCGAGGAGGCCTGTGCCTTCTACGAGGACCACGCGCTCCTCGACGAGTACTCCGGGGCCGACGAACCGGAGCGGACCGCGCTCGCGCTCGGCCCGTACAAGGCACTGGTCCTGCGCAACCGGGGGCTGCTGACCGTGGGGGACTCGGTGGACGCCGCGGTCTGGTGGTTCATCGAGGCGGAGCGGGCCGCGCAGGTGCAGCTGATCGCCCGGGCCGCCGGGAAGCCGGTGCCCATCGACCACCGCGCCGCGGCCCTGACCCGCGGGCGGTTCGGGTCCGATCTGGCCGCCTGGGTGAGCTACCAGCCCCTCAGGGAGCTGGTGGCGTCAACATCATGAACCGTTAATCACCTGCTCTGACATCGTGCGCAATCCGGAGCACTGCCGCAGTGGTGCACAATTCGCTGGCATTGCACCGTAGTTCAGAGAGGCGGCACGTACGTGGCTGTCCAAGAGATGTCCCGCGGTACCCACACCACCGCCTGCGCCTGCGACGAGTGCGCCCGCGAGGGCCACCGACGCGCGGTCACGGCGTTCCTCGAGAAGCGTGACGAGTTCGCCTCCGGGCAGGGCGTGCCGGCCGCCGTGGCCCACTCGCTCGGCGCCTCCCGCCAGTGGGTCTCCGACGAGCTGACCCTGTCGGCCCGCACCGTCGCCGACCGGGGCCGGGAAGCCGGGAACTCCTGGCTGTACCTGTTCTCCCGGCGGGCCGTCCTCGCCATCTGGATCGCCGCCGGGGTCCTGCTGCTGGTGCAGGTCGCCGCCGCGCTCGGCACCGGCTGGTCCACGGCGCGCACCGCCGGGCTGCTGGCGGCCCTGGTGCTGGCCGGGCTGCTCACGGTCGCGGCCCGCGCCCAGTCCGTGCGCGGCGGGCTGCTGGCCCCGCTGGTCGGCGAGGACAACCGGCTGTCCACGTCGAAGGCGGTGCCCAGTGCCTGGGTGGTGCTGACGGCCTTCGCCACGCTGCTGCCCGCGCTGCGGCTGGCCACCTCGGCGCCCGGGCCCGAGCGGCAGGCGCTGTACGCGGGCCTCGCGCTGGACCGGGCGCTGCCGCTGCTGGCGGTGGTCTCGCTGACCTCGGCCGTCGCGGTGCTGGTGCGCCGCGTGGTCTCCGTACGGATCATGGGCCAGCGGCTGCAGAAGCTGCCGGCCGACCGGCCGCGCGGGGTGGACCTCCTGACGGACGACGCGGGCCGCGGGAGCTTCCCGGACGCGCAGTACGTGCTCGTCTCGACGGTGGTGCTCGGCTACGCGGCGGCCTCGCTCGCGCGTTTCCCCGCCCGGCTGCCGCAGCTGCCGTGGGCGCTGGCCCTGCTGGTGGCGCTGTCGGCCGCGGTGTACCTGGCGGCGAAGTACGCGGAGGGCAGCCGCCCGCTGGTGCTGTCCGTGGTGCGCAGACGGGAGCCCGGGGATCTGGACGCGGCCGTCCGCCCCGGGGACGACATCGAGATCCGGGGCGTGGGCTTCGTGCCGCCCGGGGCGCAGACGCCGGAGATGCTGGCCCGTCTGGTGGTACGGGTCGGGGCGGTGCACGTGCACGTGCCGCTGGTCCCGGTGGCGGGCGGATTCACCAATCCTTCCGACGCCGTGCTGACCGTGCCGGTCCCGGCGGAGGTGGAGCCCGGGCGCGTCGAGATCCAGGTGGTCACGGCCGCAGGGGTGGAATCCAACCGCTGCACCATCGATGTTGCCGAGTGATGGGGGTACACATGTTCCGTGAACCGAACCGATGTTCTTGAAACCGACGCCCCTCGCGAGGTCGTGGGCCTGCGCGAGCTGGCCTCCCGGCACGCGCTGCTGCCCCTGCGGCTCTTCCTCGGCGTGACCTTCGTGTACGCCGGTCTCGACAAACTGACCGACCCGGCGTTCCTCTCCGCCTCCGGCGACGGCTCCATCGGGGACCTGATGCGCGGGGTGCGCGACACCTCCGCGATCCCCGGCCTCGTGGACCTGTCGCTGAACGCGCCCGTCGGCTTCGCCGTCGCCCTGGCCATCGGGGAGATCCTGGTCGGCCTCGGGGCCCTGGCCGGCCTGCTGACCCGCATCGCGGCCGTCGGCGGGGCGCTGATCGCGCTCAGCCTGTGGCTCACGGTGTCGTGGGCGGTGACCCCGTACTACTACGGCAACGACCTGATCTACCTGATGGCGTGGACCCCGTTGATCCTGGCCGGGGCGCCCTACCTGTCGCTGGACTCGGTGATCCGGTCGCGCCTGTCCCGGCGCACGGCGTAGGTCACCAGCCCGGCCAGCGCGGCGAGGGTGAGGCCGCCCATGGTGATCGGGACGACCGCGAACCAGGGCAGGTCCGCCTCGCCGGTGCTGTCGAGCAGGTAGAGCACGCCCGCCACCAGCAGGGCCAGCCCCGCGATCAGCCGTCCCGGCTGGAACTCATGACGCCGCACGGGCCACCTCCACCTGTCCGAAGTCCGCACCGAGGTGCAGTTCGATCGTCCCGCCGGCCTCCGTGCCGGCAGCCGGCGCGAGGGTCTCCTTGCGGTTCTGCGCTCCGGCCCGCTCGATCCGGTCCGCGCGGTCCCCGGGCATCTGTACGTCGCCCACCCGCCGGATGGTGACATCGGCCAGCGCGGTGACCTCCCGCGGCAGGACCACCTTGAGCCGGCCCGCTTCGATGGACGCCCCGACGGCCACGGTGGTGCCCTTCGGCACGTCCAGGCGGCTCAGGTCCAGCGTGGCGAGCCCGGTGCCCGCCTCGTACACGGGCTTCACGTCGGCCACTGCGGCCGGACGCCACTCGACCTCCCGCCAGTCCGTGCCGATCTCCTGGGGCAGGACGGCCGCGCCCGCGAGCAGGCCCGCGGTGCACACGGCCAGCACGACCGTGCCGAAGCCGGTGCGTCCCAGCAGGGAGCTGACCGCGAGGCCCAGACCGAAGACGACCAGTGCGGCGGCGAGCCCGGTCTGCAGGGCCTCGCCGAGCGGATTGCCCTCCCAGGTGGCGGCGGTCCCCGCGATCCCGGCGAGCAGCGCCAGTACGAAGACCCGGCCGCCGATGCCGCCGCGCGGGCGGGCCGGGGCGGCGGGCGCCTTCGGGGACGAGCGCGGGGAGCGGCCGGTCGGCACGGGGTCCGCGGTGTCGTCGGGCCCCCACAGGTATCCCGTTCCGCCGACCGGGCCGGTCGTACCGTCCTTGACCAGCGGGTCCCGCCACCACGACGGGCCGCCGGGGGTGGGCGGAGCCTGCGTCTCCGGCG encodes:
- the guaA gene encoding glutamine-hydrolyzing GMP synthase; the encoded protein is MPEAPSAAHDSAPDTVLVVDFGAQYAQLIARRVREARVYSEIVPSSMPVDEMLAKNPKAIILSGGPSSVYEEGAPQLDRAIFEAGVPVFGMCYGFQLMAVTLGGTVDNTGAREYGRTPLAVSKAGSTLFEGTPDNQSVWMSHGDACSAAPEGFTVTASTNVVPVAAFENDEKKLYGVQYHPEVMHSTHGQQILEHFLYRGAGLAPTWTTGNIVEEQIAAIREQVGDKRAICGLSGGVDSAVAAALVQKAIGSQLTCVYVDHGLMRKGETEQVEKDFVAATGVQLKVVDAQERFLTALAGVSDPETKRKIIGREFIRVFEQAQLEILQEDGPAVAFLVQGTLYPDVVESGGGTGTANIKSHHNVGGLPDDIEFELVEPLRQLFKDEVRMVGQELGLPDEIVQRQPFPGPGLGIRIVGEVTKERLDLLREADAIARHELTAAGLDREIWQCPVVLLADVRSVGVQGDGRTYGHPIVLRPVSSEDAMTADWTRMPYEVLARISTRITNEVPEVNRVVLDCTSKPPGTIEWE
- a CDS encoding class II aldolase/adducin family protein; translation: MPDQPVPVPVERLGFEMPPVHDTADAARAHRKERLAEALRLLGRLGYEDGVAGQITARDPEFEDCYWVNPFGRAFTALTADDLLLVDGDGRVVRGGRRVNQLAFAVHAAIHRRRPEVVAVVRAQGPYGRALAALGELLAPITEEACAFYEDHALLDEYSGADEPERTALALGPYKALVLRNRGLLTVGDSVDAAVWWFIEAERAAQVQLIARAAGKPVPIDHRAAALTRGRFGSDLAAWVSYQPLRELVASTS
- a CDS encoding TQO small subunit DoxD, yielding MNRTDVLETDAPREVVGLRELASRHALLPLRLFLGVTFVYAGLDKLTDPAFLSASGDGSIGDLMRGVRDTSAIPGLVDLSLNAPVGFAVALAIGEILVGLGALAGLLTRIAAVGGALIALSLWLTVSWAVTPYYYGNDLIYLMAWTPLILAGAPYLSLDSVIRSRLSRRTA
- a CDS encoding PspC domain-containing protein, encoding MTEVHDAPPAGPGAPRAADGRPLLRRSKRDKVLAGVCGGLGRYFDLDPVVFRIVLGVLAVTGGVGLIFYGFAWLLLPLEGEEDSEAKKLLTGRVEGATLAAVFAALVGCALFLSMLDNGGLAAFSVLVVLALGGASYWSQRRRHTGPPEAQAPDAAGSAPRAAHSPAPPETQAPPTPGGPSWWRDPLVKDGTTGPVGGTGYLWGPDDTADPVPTGRSPRSSPKAPAAPARPRGGIGGRVFVLALLAGIAGTAATWEGNPLGEALQTGLAAALVVFGLGLAVSSLLGRTGFGTVVLAVCTAGLLAGAAVLPQEIGTDWREVEWRPAAVADVKPVYEAGTGLATLDLSRLDVPKGTTVAVGASIEAGRLKVVLPREVTALADVTIRRVGDVQMPGDRADRIERAGAQNRKETLAPAAGTEAGGTIELHLGADFGQVEVARAAS